A stretch of DNA from Curtobacterium sp. MCBD17_035:
GACGGCCACCCGACGGACGACGACATCGAGGCCGCCGCCGACGCCCGCGCCACCGCCGACGTCGACCAACGCGCCGCCGCCGCTCGGCAGGCCGTCGCGCGGCGTGAGTGCGACCGGCTCACCACCGCGATCGGTGCGGTGACGCCCGAGTCCGTCGCCGCGACCGCGTCGGCGCTGCGCGACCGGATCGCGCGTGCGCACGCTGCCGCGGCCGAGGTCGCCCGGGCCGAGGAGCAGCTCGAGGCGTTCGACCGCGACACCCGCGCCCTGGCCGAGGAACGCAGCACGCTGGCCGCGCAGGTGGCGGCCGGGCGCGCCGGCCACGCCGCCGATGCCGCCGCCCTCGCCGCCGACGAGGCCACCGTGGAGCGCTGCCGTGCCTCGGTGGTCGACGCCGGCGGTGTCGGCACCGGCTCGCTCGACCAGGCCGTCGCCGCGCTCGATCGTGACGCGGCCGCCTGCGCAGCCGTCGCCGCCGCGGCCGACGCCCTGCGGAGCGACGACCGTGACGTGCTGGCCCGCGCAGCGGAGGTCGAGCGCGCGCTGGGGGACGCGGGGTTCGCCGACGCCGACGCCGCCCGCGCCGCCGGGCTCGGGCCGGACGAGGCGTCGCGGCTCCGGTCCGAGGTCGCGGGAGCCGAACGCGAGCACGCGGTCGTGCAGGCCGGCCTCGCCGAGGCGGACGTCGCCGCGGCCGAGCACGACGCCGTCGACGGAGCCGAGTTGGAGGCCGTCCGGACGCGTGCCGACGGAGCCGAGGAGGCCCTCCAGGCCGCCACCGGTGCGGCGGCGACCGCGGAGGCCCGTGCGGCCGCGACCTCGGCTCGACGCGCCGACCTCACCCGGGCGGTGCGGGCACGACAGGAGACCTCGGCCGAGAGCCGCGCGGTGGTCCGCCTCGCCGACATCGCGACCGCGGCGTCGAGCGTCAACCCGACGGGCATCACGCTCGGCACGTACGTGCTCATGCGGCGGTTCGAGGACGTCGTCGCCGCCGCGAACAGTCGGCTCGGCGCGATGCTCGGGGGCCGGTTCGCGCTCGAGGCCTCGGACGAGCGCGAGACGTCCTCGCGCGCCCGTCGCACGGGTCTGGCCCTGGCGGTGCGCGACCACGAGACCGGACGCACGCGCGATCCCCGGAGCCTGTCGGGTGGCGAGACGTTCACGACGTCGCTGTGTCTGGCGCTCGGCCTCGCCGACGTCGTCCAGGCCGAGGCCGGCGGTGTCGAGCTCGGCACCCTGTTCGTGGACGAGGGGTTCGGCACGCTCGACCCGGAGACGCTCGACGGCGTCGTCGGGCAGCTGACGCGTCTGACGGCCGGCGGACGCCAGGTCGGCATCGTCAGCCACGTCGAGGAGCTCAAACAGCGGATCCCCGACCGGATCGAGGTCCGGCGAGCACCGGGCGGAGGGTCGACGGTGCGGACGACGGTGTGACCCGCGCGGAGCTCAGGCCCCGACGACCGGCAACGCGTACCGGACGACGGGGTCGCCGCCGAGTGGATGCGGCACGGGGTCGCCCTCCGGCCGGAACCCCGCTGCCTCGTACACCGCGATGGCCCGGGCGTTGGTCACCCGGCTCTCGAGCTCGACGAGCACCGCGCCGCTGGCCTCGGCCTCGGCGAGGACGCGCTCGAGCAGGGCCCGTCCGACGCCCAGACCCCTGGCGTCCGGCCGCGTGGCGAACAGCTCGAGCCCGACCACCGCGTCGCCCCGGTCACTCGTCACCGCGAAGCCGACGATCTCCGACCCGGCGCCGCAGTCACCGGTGCGGGTCGCGACGAGGAGCTCCGCCCCCGGCAGGGCGAACTTGGACCGGGCGCGTTCCCGCACGGGCGCGCCCTGGTCCTCGCCGTCGCGGTCGGTGAGCGCCGCCAACCAGAGGTCGACGCACGCGTCCGCCTCGATCGCGGTGCCGGGCCGGACCTGGATGCCGTCCAGCGCGCTCACGCCGCCACCCCCGCCGCCAGTGTCGCGAACCGGCTGCGGATCTCGTCGGGTGTGACGGCTCCGGGCTGGAGGTGGTCGCGGGCGGCGACGCGTGCCAGGTGCTGCACGAGCGCGTTCCGCGGTGCGTGCGTGCCGGCCGACCGCGCGAGCAGCGCGATCTCGCCGTTGAGGTAGTCGGTCTCGATCGAGCCGGACCCGCGCACGAGCGATTGCCAGGACGACCCGCCGAGTTCGTGCTCGACGCCCGGGACGGGGCGGGAGCGGAACGTGTCGCCCCGTCGGGCCTTCTCGGTCGCGTCGGACACCGCCTGGACACCGGCGGCGGCGTAGACCCCGAGGGCTTCCTCGCGGAGCGCCGACGCGAGGTCCCGCCAGGACGCCCCGTCCGGACCGAGCAGGGCCTGGAGGCCGTTCGCCAGGTTCGACAGCAGCTTCTGGTACTTCCACCCCATCACGTCGGCCTCCGGGTACACGTCGACGCCGCTCGCGCGGAAGTCCGCCGCGAACGCCGCCACGACCGGGTCGTCGTCGACCGGGCGGGCCGGGTACGCGCCGATGGTGAGGATGCCGATCGTCGGCGCGATGCTCACGACGACCTCTGCGGGGTCGAGGCTCACCGCGGGGAGCCAGACGCAGACGCCGTACACGCGTTCGAAGTACCGGAGGGCGATGCGTTCGGACTCGACGCCGTTGAGTGCGGTGGAGACGGGGAGCAGGTCGCCCGCGGTACCGATGACCGTGCCGCCGACGTCGTGCACGGGCGCGTCCGCCCAGGTCCGGAGCGCCTCGTCCGCCTGCTGCGTCTTCGTCGTCAGGACGAGCACGTCGTCGTCGCGAAGCGCGGCCTCGTCCGGGGCCTCGACGACCGCGACCGGGACGGTGACGTCCTCGTCGGGTGTCCGCAGCCGGATCCCGCGGTCGCGCAGGGCCGCGGCCCGGGCCCCGCGGGCGACGAGGACGGGCGGGTTCGGGCTGTGGCGGGCGAGGCGGGCCGCCAGGGCGCCGCCGATCGATCCGGCCCCGATGATGACGTAACGCACACGTCATGCGTACCACGGGCCTCCCGGCAGGCTCCGGGCGGACGCGGACGCGGGTCCCGACGCCGGAGCGGAGTGTCCGGCGAGGTCGGCCCGGTAGCCTTCCGGCGTGAGCGTCCCCTACCACCGCCTGTTCCGCGTCCACTCGCGCTGGCGGTGGTGGCGACCCCTGGTGGCGCTGGCCGTGTTCCTCGGGTTCTACCTCGTCAGCCAGGTGCTCATCGCGATCGGGTTCTTCGTGCCGATCCTGGCGCGATCGGGTGTGTCGGGCCTCCAGCGGTTCGCGCACGAGATCCAGCACGACGCGCTGTCGTCGACGGATCCGCTCGTGCTCGGGCTGACGCTCGCCTCCCTCGTGTTGCTGTTGCCGGCGATCATGGCGGCGGTCCGGATCGCCGGGCTCGGAACGTGGGGTCAGCTGTCCTCGGTGCGGTTCCGCGTGCGCTGGGGGTGGATGGCGCGCTGTCTGCTCCCGCTCCTCGTGCTCGCGGTCCTCACGGTCGGCATCCAGGGCTGGTCGATGTTCCACACGCCCGGCGCCGGCTTCCTCACCTTCGGCACACGGCAGCTCGGGCACCAGACGGTGTCCTCGACGACGCTCATCGTGACCGTGGTCATGGTCGTCGTGCTCGTGCCGTTCCAGGCCGCGGCCGAGGAGTACATCTTCCGCGGGTTCCTCATGCAGACGATCGGCTCGTGGGTGCGGAACCCGATCCCGGCCGTCCTCGTGTCGACGATCTGCTTCGCCCTGCTGCACCTGCCGAACGGGTACGACGTGTGGGGGATCGTCGACGTGGGGTCGTTCGGCGCCATCGCGGCGATCCTCGCCTGGCGGACGGGTGGCCTCGAGTCGGGGATCCTCGCCCACGCGCTCAACAACGTGGTCATCTTCCTGCTGCAGGCCCCGGGGTGGTCGCGGCTCGACACCACGTCCTCCGACGGCTCGGCCGGTGGCGCGATCGTCACCATCGTCACCATGGGGATCTACGCGCTGCTCGTCGACCTGCTCGCGCGGCGGTCGCGGCTCGACCGTCGACGCCCGGGCGCGGAGGGTCCGCGGTTCCGCGGGCGGACGCCGATCTGGAGCAGCACCGTCGAGCCCGGTTGGGAGGCCGTGCCCACCACCGCGGACGTCCTCCCCACCTCGGACGCGAGCGTGATCGCCCACACCGGGACGGACCGGGAGGACCGTGTCGGCGGACGCCCGTAGGCTGCCGGCATGAGCAGTCCCTCGTCCGTCCGCGCGCCCGGGGTCTCCGGTGCGCGAGACGCGTCGAGTGCGCGGTCGGCGCCGCTCGAGGTCCTGCAGCGCGTCTGGGGGTACGACGCCTTCCGCGGGCAGCAGGCGGCGATCATCGACCAGGTGGTCGGTGGCGGCGACGCGCTCGTGCTCATGCCGACCGGCGGCGGCAAGTCGCTGTGCTACCAGGTGCCCGCCCTCGTGCGCGACGGCGTCGGCGTCGTCGTGTCCCCGCTCATCGCGCTCATGCAGGACCAGGTCGACGCCCTCGCCGCGAACGGCGTGCGCGCGGCGTTCCTCAACTCCACGCAGACGCCCGACGAACGTGCCCGGGTCGAACGCGACCTCGTGGACGGTCGGGTCGACCTGCTCTACCTGGCGCCCGAGCGACTCCGGCTCGAGTCGACGCGGGCGTTGCTCGACCGCGCGGCGATCAGCCTCTTCGCCATCGACGAAGCCCACTGTGTCGCCCAGTGGGGGCACGACTTCCGGCCGGATTACCTCGAACTCAGCGTCCTGCACGAACGGTGGCCGAGCGTGCCCCGGATCGCGCTCACGGCCACCGCGACGCCGCAGACGCACCGCGAGATCTCCGCCCGGCTCGGCCTCGACGACGCCGCGCACTTCGTGGCGGACTTCGACCGCCCGAACATCCAGTACCGGATCGAGCCCAAGGCAGCCGCGTTGCAGCAGTTGCTCAAGTTCATCACCACCGAGCACGCCGGGGACGCCGGCATCGTCTACTGCCTGTCCCGGGCGTCGGTGGAGCGGACCGCCGCCGCGCTCGTGGAACGCGGGGTGCCGGCGCTGCCGTACCACGCCGGACTCGACGCCGGGGTGCGCGCCCGGAACCAGGCGACGTTCCTGCGCGAGGACGGCGTCGTCATGGTCGCGACGATCGCGTTCGGCATGGGCATCGACAAGCCCGACGTCCGGTTCGTGGCCCACCTCGACCTGCCCAAGTCGCTCGAGGGCTACTACCAGGAGACCGGCCGTGCCGGACGTGACGGCCTGCCGTCGACCGCGTGGCTGGCGTACGGACTCAACGACGTGGTGCAGCAGCGTCGGATGATCGACCAGTCCGAGGGCGACGCCGCCCACCGCCGACGGCTCAGCATGCACCTCGACGCCATGCTCGCCCTCTGCGAGACGGTCGAGTGCCGCCGCGTGCGACTCCTGGCGTACTTCGGGCAGGAGTCCACGCCGTGCGGCAACTGCGACACGTGCATCGCCCCGCCCGAGGCCTGGGACGGCACCGTGCCCGCGCAGAAGCTCCTGTCCACCGTGGTCCGGCTCGACCGTGAGCGCGGCCAGCGGTACGGCGCGGGGCACATCGTCGACATCCTGGTCGGCAAGCAGTCGCCGCGGGTGCAGGAGCTGCGCCACGAGTCCCTCGCGACCTTCGGGATCGGGCAGGACCTGTCCGAGGGCGAGTGGCGCGGCGTCGTGCGGCAGCTCCTGGCGCAGGGGTTCGTCGGTGTCTCGGGCGACGGGTACGGCACCCTCGTGCTCACCCCGACGAGCGCCGACGTCCTGGCCGGGCGTGTCCAGGTCCGGCTCCGGCGCGAACAGCCCCGTCCCGTGCGGGCGACCCGGCGTCGGGCGGCGCCCACGGACCTCCCGAGCGAGGCCACCGGCCTGTTCGAGGCCCTGCGCGCGTGGCGGAGCACCCGCGCGCGAGAACAGGGCGTGCCGGCGTACGTCGTGTTCGGCGACGCCACCCTGCGCGGTATCGCGGCGACGCGACCGGCGACGCTCGAGCAGCTCGCGCAGATCAGCGGCGTCGGGGCCGCGAAGCTCGAGGCCTACGGCCAGGGTGTGCTCGAGGTCGTGGCGAACGCAGCCTGACTCGCCGTCCTCGCGGGCTCCTCGGCGTAGCGTCGGCGGCGCTGCCGCGGCGACCGAGCCGGGCACCGGACGGAGGAGGCGCGCATGCGGGTGACGGTGTTGGGGACGGGCGCGATGGGTGCCGGCGTCGCGGGGTCGCTCCTGCGCGAGGGGCACGACGTGACGGTGTGGAACCGTTCCGCCCAGCGTGCGCAGCCCCTCGGCGAACAGGGCGCCACGGTCGCGACCTCGCCCGCTGACGCCGTGGCATCGGCGCAGGTCGTCCT
This window harbors:
- a CDS encoding GNAT family N-acetyltransferase, with protein sequence MSALDGIQVRPGTAIEADACVDLWLAALTDRDGEDQGAPVRERARSKFALPGAELLVATRTGDCGAGSEIVGFAVTSDRGDAVVGLELFATRPDARGLGVGRALLERVLAEAEASGAVLVELESRVTNARAIAVYEAAGFRPEGDPVPHPLGGDPVVRYALPVVGA
- a CDS encoding 2-dehydropantoate 2-reductase N-terminal domain-containing protein codes for the protein MRYVIIGAGSIGGALAARLARHSPNPPVLVARGARAAALRDRGIRLRTPDEDVTVPVAVVEAPDEAALRDDDVLVLTTKTQQADEALRTWADAPVHDVGGTVIGTAGDLLPVSTALNGVESERIALRYFERVYGVCVWLPAVSLDPAEVVVSIAPTIGILTIGAYPARPVDDDPVVAAFAADFRASGVDVYPEADVMGWKYQKLLSNLANGLQALLGPDGASWRDLASALREEALGVYAAAGVQAVSDATEKARRGDTFRSRPVPGVEHELGGSSWQSLVRGSGSIETDYLNGEIALLARSAGTHAPRNALVQHLARVAARDHLQPGAVTPDEIRSRFATLAAGVAA
- a CDS encoding CPBP family intramembrane glutamic endopeptidase, with product MSVPYHRLFRVHSRWRWWRPLVALAVFLGFYLVSQVLIAIGFFVPILARSGVSGLQRFAHEIQHDALSSTDPLVLGLTLASLVLLLPAIMAAVRIAGLGTWGQLSSVRFRVRWGWMARCLLPLLVLAVLTVGIQGWSMFHTPGAGFLTFGTRQLGHQTVSSTTLIVTVVMVVVLVPFQAAAEEYIFRGFLMQTIGSWVRNPIPAVLVSTICFALLHLPNGYDVWGIVDVGSFGAIAAILAWRTGGLESGILAHALNNVVIFLLQAPGWSRLDTTSSDGSAGGAIVTIVTMGIYALLVDLLARRSRLDRRRPGAEGPRFRGRTPIWSSTVEPGWEAVPTTADVLPTSDASVIAHTGTDREDRVGGRP
- the recQ gene encoding DNA helicase RecQ, yielding MSSPSSVRAPGVSGARDASSARSAPLEVLQRVWGYDAFRGQQAAIIDQVVGGGDALVLMPTGGGKSLCYQVPALVRDGVGVVVSPLIALMQDQVDALAANGVRAAFLNSTQTPDERARVERDLVDGRVDLLYLAPERLRLESTRALLDRAAISLFAIDEAHCVAQWGHDFRPDYLELSVLHERWPSVPRIALTATATPQTHREISARLGLDDAAHFVADFDRPNIQYRIEPKAAALQQLLKFITTEHAGDAGIVYCLSRASVERTAAALVERGVPALPYHAGLDAGVRARNQATFLREDGVVMVATIAFGMGIDKPDVRFVAHLDLPKSLEGYYQETGRAGRDGLPSTAWLAYGLNDVVQQRRMIDQSEGDAAHRRRLSMHLDAMLALCETVECRRVRLLAYFGQESTPCGNCDTCIAPPEAWDGTVPAQKLLSTVVRLDRERGQRYGAGHIVDILVGKQSPRVQELRHESLATFGIGQDLSEGEWRGVVRQLLAQGFVGVSGDGYGTLVLTPTSADVLAGRVQVRLRREQPRPVRATRRRAAPTDLPSEATGLFEALRAWRSTRAREQGVPAYVVFGDATLRGIAATRPATLEQLAQISGVGAAKLEAYGQGVLEVVANAA